The Brasilonema sennae CENA114 genome includes a region encoding these proteins:
- a CDS encoding response regulator has product MSQTTTIRVLIADDHSIFRQGLATIINRDPDMKVIAQAENGEQAIAAFREHQPDVTLMDLRMPEVEGVAAIGAIRATAKSARIIVLTTYDSDEDIYRGLQAGAKGYLLKETEPDELLNAIRTVHRGRQYIPPDVGAKLVQRLSNPELSERELAVLRSLAQGMSNAEIADALSIGEGTVKSHVNRILNKLDVSDRTQAVIVAVKRGIVSL; this is encoded by the coding sequence ATGAGCCAAACCACGACAATTCGGGTTTTGATTGCAGACGATCATTCCATTTTTCGGCAAGGATTAGCCACGATTATTAACCGTGACCCAGATATGAAGGTGATTGCCCAAGCCGAAAATGGGGAACAGGCGATCGCCGCCTTTCGGGAACACCAACCGGATGTAACGCTGATGGATCTGCGAATGCCTGAAGTTGAAGGAGTTGCCGCCATCGGTGCAATTCGTGCTACCGCTAAATCTGCTCGGATTATTGTACTGACAACATATGATAGTGACGAAGATATTTATCGGGGATTGCAGGCAGGAGCAAAAGGATACCTGTTGAAAGAAACTGAACCTGACGAACTTCTAAATGCCATTCGTACCGTTCATCGGGGTCGGCAGTATATTCCGCCCGATGTGGGAGCAAAGTTGGTACAGCGCCTCAGCAATCCAGAACTGAGTGAAAGAGAACTGGCGGTACTCCGCTCACTGGCACAGGGGATGAGCAATGCCGAGATTGCTGATGCTTTGAGTATTGGTGAAGGCACGGTTAAATCCCATGTCAATCGAATTTTGAATAAATTAGATGTGAGCGATCGCACCCAGGCTGTGATTGTTGCCGTTAAACGCGGCATTGTCAGTTTGTAG
- a CDS encoding pirin family protein, which produces MTVPTQTSRTVAGVINSVETLEGGGFLVRRPFPKSSFSEFDPFLLLDELGPIHLKPGQAKGAPDHPHRGFEIVSYVLDGWLEHKDSAGHAGLLNPGDVQWMTAGAGVVHSEMPESMFTQTGGRLHGIQLWINLPQRDKMMPPRYQEIPTAQIPVAQTEDRSVTVRVIAGEALGAEAVIQTRTPIIYLHFTLQPGATMIQPVPKEYNAFVYVLEGSGLFGTEPAPGDDGQMVLFSQDGEDVVISNPADAQRPLDLLLIAGVPLNEPVVRYGPFVMNTEAEITQAINDYQEGRMGRIYA; this is translated from the coding sequence ATGACTGTCCCCACTCAAACATCTCGAACCGTTGCCGGAGTAATCAACAGCGTTGAAACACTCGAAGGGGGCGGATTTCTTGTCCGTCGCCCCTTTCCCAAAAGTAGCTTCTCTGAATTTGACCCGTTTCTCCTCCTCGACGAGTTGGGGCCGATTCATCTAAAGCCGGGTCAGGCAAAAGGCGCACCCGATCATCCGCACCGGGGCTTTGAAATCGTCAGCTATGTCTTGGATGGATGGTTAGAACACAAAGATTCTGCGGGGCACGCTGGGCTACTCAATCCGGGTGATGTCCAGTGGATGACAGCAGGTGCTGGGGTCGTGCATTCCGAGATGCCAGAGTCAATGTTTACCCAAACAGGTGGACGGCTCCACGGCATTCAACTCTGGATCAATCTGCCACAACGAGACAAAATGATGCCGCCCCGCTATCAGGAAATTCCAACGGCTCAGATTCCGGTCGCTCAAACCGAAGATAGGTCTGTGACGGTGCGGGTAATTGCGGGAGAAGCGTTAGGGGCAGAAGCCGTCATTCAGACGCGCACGCCGATAATTTACCTCCACTTCACACTGCAACCAGGGGCAACGATGATCCAGCCTGTACCGAAAGAGTACAATGCCTTTGTCTATGTACTGGAGGGGTCTGGGTTGTTTGGGACAGAGCCAGCGCCTGGTGATGATGGGCAGATGGTGCTCTTTTCTCAAGATGGAGAAGATGTGGTGATCTCCAACCCTGCTGATGCTCAGCGTCCTCTAGATCTTCTGCTGATTGCAGGTGTACCGCTTAACGAACCAGTCGTGCGCTACGGTCCGTTTGTCATGAACACTGAAGCTGAAATTACCCAGGCGATCAACGACTACCAAGAAGGAAGGATGGGACGGATTTATGCTTAA
- a CDS encoding alpha/beta hydrolase, producing the protein MSTFVLVHGAWHEGSAWNKVIKQLEAKGHQAFAPTIAGHGKGVNKNVNHAQCTQSIVDYIVSKDLTDIVLLGHSFGGTIIAKVAEAVSDRIKRLIFFNAFVLNDGDRLTDNIPPDSQALFDKLARESDDNTMMLPSEVWREAFINDADLDLARSSYAQLSPEPYQPFLDKLDLKQFYSLPIAKSYLYCTEDNVLPQGEQWGWHPRMSNRLGLFRLVQMLGSHEVMFSNPIGLAEKIIVAGRE; encoded by the coding sequence ATGTCAACTTTTGTCTTGGTTCACGGCGCATGGCACGAGGGTTCTGCTTGGAACAAAGTGATCAAACAGCTAGAAGCGAAAGGGCATCAAGCGTTTGCTCCGACGATCGCAGGTCATGGCAAAGGCGTGAATAAGAACGTTAACCATGCTCAATGTACACAGTCGATCGTTGATTATATTGTTAGCAAAGACCTAACGGATATTGTCTTACTAGGACATAGTTTTGGCGGAACAATTATTGCGAAAGTTGCTGAAGCGGTTAGCGATCGTATTAAACGGCTGATCTTCTTCAATGCATTTGTCCTCAATGATGGCGATCGCCTCACAGATAACATCCCACCCGACTCTCAAGCGTTATTCGACAAGCTAGCGAGAGAATCGGACGATAATACGATGATGCTGCCTTCTGAGGTTTGGCGAGAAGCGTTTATCAACGATGCCGACCTCGACCTGGCTCGATCAAGTTACGCACAATTATCCCCTGAACCGTATCAACCGTTCCTTGACAAGTTGGACTTGAAGCAGTTTTACTCGCTGCCCATTGCCAAAAGTTACCTCTACTGTACAGAAGATAATGTCCTCCCTCAAGGCGAACAGTGGGGTTGGCATCCCAGGATGTCTAACCGCTTGGGGCTATTTCGGCTTGTACAAATGCTCGGTAGTCACGAGGTAATGTTTTCTAACCCGATCGGTTTAGCAGAAAAGATTATTGTGGCAGGGCGCGAATAG
- a CDS encoding SDR family oxidoreductase produces the protein MILQDKVALVTGGTSGIGRATAIAYAQQQAKVVVVGRRIDEGEETVRLIQEAGGEAIFVQSDVTKEADVKAMVDKAVDVFGRLDIAFNNAGTADENPSLIEQTEAEYDRTMNVNVKGVWLSMKHEIAQMLKQGSGSFASGGTMCIVNTASAVGVVALPSIPLYTASKHAVVGLTKAAALQYAKAGIRINVVAPGSIATDMFESAQDEAKAYLAGLHPIGRVGTPLEVANAVLFLSSDMASFVTGETLMVDGGYVAQ, from the coding sequence ATGATACTGCAAGATAAAGTGGCATTAGTTACAGGCGGCACATCAGGAATCGGTAGAGCAACAGCGATCGCTTATGCCCAACAACAAGCAAAGGTAGTGGTAGTTGGTCGTCGAATTGATGAAGGTGAAGAAACAGTTCGATTAATTCAGGAAGCTGGCGGAGAGGCTATTTTTGTGCAATCAGATGTCACGAAAGAAGCCGATGTTAAAGCAATGGTTGATAAAGCGGTTGACGTTTTTGGTCGGCTGGATATTGCCTTTAATAATGCAGGAACGGCCGACGAAAATCCTTCATTGATTGAGCAAACAGAAGCGGAATACGATCGCACGATGAACGTTAATGTCAAAGGCGTTTGGTTGTCAATGAAGCATGAGATCGCTCAGATGTTGAAACAGGGAAGTGGTTCGTTCGCCTCTGGCGGCACTATGTGCATCGTCAATACGGCATCTGCGGTTGGAGTCGTTGCACTTCCTAGTATCCCCCTCTACACCGCGAGTAAACATGCAGTAGTAGGCTTAACAAAAGCCGCTGCGCTCCAATATGCCAAAGCAGGTATTCGCATCAATGTCGTTGCACCAGGGTCTATCGCAACAGATATGTTTGAATCCGCTCAGGATGAAGCCAAAGCTTACTTGGCAGGACTTCACCCGATCGGACGAGTTGGAACACCGCTTGAAGTTGCAAATGCAGTCCTGTTTTTATCATCTGATATGGCATCGTTCGTAACAGGTGAAACGTTGATGGTAGATGGTGGGTATGTAGCGCAGTAG
- a CDS encoding zinc-dependent alcohol dehydrogenase family protein, with translation MESMKAAVLTAFGDADKFEIQTVPIPTLKANQVLVRVCATSINPVDYQTRRGDYKELVRLPAILGVDVSGVIEAIGEAVTDFKVGDNVYYSPQVFGEFGSYAQYHVADAAIVALKPANLSHVEAASLPLAGGTAWDCLVTRGNLQVGETVLIHAGAGGVGSIAVQLAKATGAYVFATCSSRNRDFVTQLGADRVIDYKNEDYVEVIHQATNGLGVDLVLDTIGGETIQRSLGIIRPFGRLISIVDIAIPQSLLEAWGKNLTIHFVLSPQYRAKLEALTKLIERHQLRPVIDSVLPWDQVVLAHQRLEQGGTLGKIVLQFMEN, from the coding sequence ATGGAATCTATGAAAGCAGCCGTATTAACTGCGTTTGGTGATGCTGACAAGTTTGAGATTCAAACTGTTCCCATACCAACACTGAAGGCGAATCAGGTGTTAGTCAGAGTTTGTGCAACCTCGATTAACCCGGTCGATTACCAAACTCGTCGTGGTGATTACAAGGAACTGGTTCGATTACCCGCCATCCTTGGAGTCGATGTTTCAGGGGTGATTGAGGCAATTGGCGAAGCTGTGACTGATTTCAAGGTAGGAGACAACGTATATTACTCGCCGCAAGTTTTTGGAGAATTCGGTAGCTACGCTCAGTATCATGTGGCTGATGCAGCAATTGTTGCATTGAAGCCTGCAAATCTATCGCACGTTGAGGCAGCTTCTTTGCCGCTTGCAGGCGGAACTGCTTGGGATTGTCTAGTGACCAGGGGCAATCTACAAGTTGGTGAAACAGTTCTCATCCATGCGGGTGCGGGTGGAGTTGGTTCGATCGCAGTTCAACTCGCCAAAGCGACAGGGGCATACGTCTTTGCGACCTGTAGTTCTAGAAACCGAGATTTCGTGACACAGCTGGGCGCAGATCGAGTGATTGATTACAAAAATGAAGATTACGTAGAAGTCATTCATCAAGCAACAAATGGACTGGGTGTGGATTTAGTTCTAGATACGATCGGCGGAGAAACAATTCAGCGTAGTCTAGGAATCATTCGTCCCTTCGGTAGGCTTATCAGCATTGTAGACATTGCAATACCGCAATCGCTTCTTGAAGCATGGGGTAAGAATCTGACGATTCATTTTGTTCTTTCACCCCAGTACCGAGCAAAATTAGAGGCTTTGACAAAACTAATCGAGCGTCATCAGCTTCGCCCAGTAATTGATTCAGTATTGCCCTGGGATCAGGTTGTTCTGGCACATCAGCGTCTAGAGCAGGGAGGAACACTGGGCAAAATCGTGCTGCAATTTATGGAAAATTAG
- a CDS encoding DsbA family protein yields the protein MNDDRSHSSLLVLPSTQDWMEGVLSAKVVLVMYGDYQCPRSADVYKLIKVIKRELSASLGEDYLCFIFRHFPQTQIHPHAQRAAQAAEAAAAQGQFWLMNDTLFTHQQKLENGYLVEYANDLGLDIPQFLKELSKQVHVDHINEDIEGGMQSGVTTAPALFINGIRYTERWNTTVLMAAMIAASR from the coding sequence ATGAACGACGATCGCAGCCACAGTTCCTTACTTGTCTTGCCTTCAACCCAAGATTGGATGGAAGGTGTGCTGAGTGCCAAGGTAGTACTGGTGATGTATGGAGACTATCAATGCCCTAGAAGTGCAGACGTTTACAAGCTGATTAAAGTGATTAAACGGGAGCTTAGTGCTTCTTTAGGAGAGGATTATTTATGCTTTATCTTCCGCCATTTTCCGCAAACACAAATTCATCCTCATGCTCAACGGGCAGCCCAAGCTGCCGAAGCCGCCGCTGCCCAAGGACAGTTTTGGTTAATGAATGATACTTTATTTACCCATCAACAAAAGTTGGAGAATGGTTATCTTGTCGAGTACGCCAATGATTTAGGGCTTGACATTCCTCAATTTCTCAAAGAATTGTCTAAGCAAGTGCATGTCGATCATATCAACGAAGATATTGAAGGCGGAATGCAGAGTGGAGTGACGACTGCCCCAGCCCTGTTTATCAATGGAATTCGGTATACCGAGCGCTGGAACACGACGGTCTTAATGGCTGCCATGATTGCTGCAAGTCGTTAA
- a CDS encoding isochorismatase family protein, whose amino-acid sequence MSNTIDTMIDPNDAVLLLIDHQSGLFQLVRDIELPVLRSNVTALAKISRLAKIPTFTTASVPDGPNGPLIPEIHQHNPEAVYIPRTGQINAWDNPAWVDAIEKTGRKTLLIAGTLTSVCMAFPTLSALAAGYKVFTIIDASGNWSQMATDLTLARVVQAGAMPIDTFAVISELMNTWNRPDAMEFAAVAFDHIIPPYRALMESYDKAQSVQRDGRETKLDRQMAPV is encoded by the coding sequence GTGAGCAACACCATCGACACAATGATCGATCCCAACGACGCCGTACTGCTGCTGATTGATCATCAGAGCGGACTCTTCCAACTTGTGCGTGACATCGAACTCCCAGTCCTCCGCTCCAATGTTACGGCGCTCGCCAAGATCTCGCGACTCGCCAAGATTCCGACCTTCACGACTGCTTCGGTGCCCGATGGTCCCAATGGTCCCCTGATTCCCGAAATCCACCAGCACAATCCTGAGGCGGTTTACATTCCGCGCACAGGCCAGATTAACGCCTGGGATAACCCGGCTTGGGTAGACGCGATCGAGAAGACTGGGCGAAAGACTCTTCTCATCGCTGGAACTCTCACCAGCGTCTGCATGGCGTTTCCGACGCTGAGCGCACTGGCCGCCGGCTACAAGGTCTTCACGATCATTGACGCTTCCGGCAACTGGAGCCAGATGGCGACCGACCTCACTCTGGCCCGGGTCGTCCAAGCAGGAGCGATGCCCATCGACACTTTCGCAGTAATCAGCGAACTCATGAACACGTGGAACCGTCCAGACGCAATGGAGTTTGCCGCTGTTGCGTTTGACCACATCATACCGCCTTACCGCGCCCTGATGGAGAGCTATGACAAAGCTCAATCTGTGCAACGAGATGGACGAGAGACCAAGCTCGATCGGCAAATGGCACCTGTGTAA